A stretch of Arachis hypogaea cultivar Tifrunner chromosome 15, arahy.Tifrunner.gnm2.J5K5, whole genome shotgun sequence DNA encodes these proteins:
- the LOC112748031 gene encoding uncharacterized protein, protein MRILTWNCRGLGRPLTVHNLKGIHKSHSPEVGFICESKNQPRMVEKVLRQCGYSNWFLVDPLGTAGGLILVWKEGCEVSIIRHSEYFIAAKVKDLALNELWSLVGVHLSTNDQVRHNQFEDISVLLQQLEGRLVVLGDFNAITNQSEKVGGGVTSHQAISAFTDFIGSNGLVDLGMIGRPFTWSNRRRNEDLIMERLDRCLGNEEWTHQYPNAVVLRLTETGSDHAPLILDTNPLMERSKRRFKFQERWCGREEIRETIRLVWETYFDGSAMYVLAQKLKLCRHRLVAWQQTGRSNSKKLIEELERQLEGLRGVGINGGEDIQELEHKLEQAFIQEEMYWKEKSRIKWLKEGDRNTNFFHRKFRTRTRRNKIWRLNGPNGEIALSNSSIAAVAEDYFRDIFSSTAQADPDPLFSDFEPKVTASMNRRLQRPVTIEEVKRATFSIHPQSAPGEDGMTAKFFQFFWDIVGADVFRAVRSFFQGGKILKSFNHTHICLIPKVPDATTMTQATEYGCEQILNTLGEYERVSGQQVNLNKSSIFFSNNTPNHIRIQVAAKLHIEHIGAQDKYLGLPSLVNKSKKATFGLIKEKVQKKVQGWQKNMVSNAGRNVLLKAVGEAVPIYTLSCFRLPDTLINEIHRILTQYWWGQKGTERRMVWIGWDTMSRPKKEGGLGLKDLRALNLALLGKQYWRIATQPNSIIARTLKGKYFKYSNAMSAELGGLPSWGWRSILEGRTVVEKGLNWRVGSGSSIRVFSDPWLPPPYPFRIPPSQPIVPQNPVFWVKDLMLPDRNWNHNLIANSFPPEIQSRIYSIQPVDGEDVLQWSLNKSKMYDTASGYNIAYLFFHPPLEHCPDHMKQKHIWQHLGKLKVPPSVKMFIWKCLHGRIPVLELIHRRFPSTSSLCPYCHTQSESITHCLITCNKAQDIWSRSQIYLHLPHPTGDQFFEWWQELKTKLERQHDGKRLMGLVASICWNIWKARNLWVFEHTNQTPEETFQMSVNLAQQFISLD, encoded by the exons ATGAGAATCTTAACATGGAACtgtcggggtttggggagacccctgacaGTCCATAATCTGAAAGGGATTCATAAGTCCCACTCCCCCGAGGTTGGTTTCATCTGTGAATCAAAAAATCAACCTCGAATGGTGGAAAAGGTATTGAGACAATGTGGATATTCAAACTGGTTTTTGGTGGATCCATTAGGTACAGCGGGAGGACTTATTTTGGTATGGAAGGAGGGTTGTGAGGTAAGCATCATTCGCCACTCCGAATATTTTATTGCTGCAAAAGTTAAAGACTTGGCTTTGAACGAGCTATGGAGTTTGGTGGGAGTCCATCTGAGCACTAATGATCAAGTTCGGCATAACCAATTTGAAGATATTTCAGTTTTGCTTCAGCAATTGGAGGGAAGGCTAGTGGTTTTGGGAGATTTTAACGCTATCACAAACCAATCAGAAAAAGTTGGTGGTGGTGTGACATCTCATCAAGCTATCTCGGCCTTCACTGATTTTATTGGCAGTAATGGTCTGGTTGATTTGGGAATGATTGGTAGGCCTTTCACGTGGAGCAATAGAAGGAGGAATGAGGACCTAATTATGGAACGGTTGGATAGATGCCTTGGCAACGAAGAATGGACTCACCAATACCCAAATGCAGTTGTTTTAAGGTTAACAGAGACAGGGTCAGACCATGCCCCTCTTATTCTTGACACAAACCCCCTAATGGAACGATCTAAAAGGCGTTTCAAATTTCAAGAGAGATGGTGTGGCAGGGAGGAGATCAGGGAAACCATTCGACTAGTCTGGGAAACATATTTTgatggttcggccatgtatgtTTTAGCCCAAAAATTGAAATTATGCAGGCATCGATTAGTGGCATGGCAGCAAACGGGTAGgtctaattcaaaaaaattaattgaagaaTTGGAACGACAACTTGAAGGGCTGAGGGGAGTTGGGATTAATGGAGGAGAGGATATCCAAGAGTTAGAACATAAATTAGAACAAGCCTTTATCCAAGAGGAGATGTACTGGAAGGAGAAGTCGAGAATCAAGTGGTTAAAGGAGGGGGACAGAAACACTAATTTCTTCCACCGGAAATTCAGGACCAGAACTCGAAGGAATAAAATTTGGAGACTGAATGGACCGAATGGGGAAATAGCCTTGTCCAACTCATCAATTGCAGCAGTGGCGGAAGACTACTTTCGGGACATTTTCTCCTCAACTGCCCAGGCTGACCCGGATCCCCTATTCTCGGACTTTGAGCCTAAGGTTACAGCTTCCATGAACCGTAGGCTACAAAGACCAGTCACTATTGAGGAAGTTAAGCGAGCCACTTTTAGTATTCACCCGCAAAGTGCCCCGGGAGAAGATGGTATGActgcaaagttctttcaattcttTTGGGATATAGTGGGTGCAGATGTTTTTCGAGCAGTTCGAAGTTTCTTTCAAGggggaaaaattttaaaaagcttcAACCATACACATATCTGTCTCATCCCAAAAGTGCCGGATGCTACTACGATGACACAG GCAACAGAATATGGTTGTGAACAAATTCTAAACACCCTGGGTGAATATGAGAGGGTTAGTGGACAACAAGTGAATCTCAACAAATCCTCGATATTCTTTAGCAACAATACTCCAAATCATATCCGGATCCAGGTGGCAGCCAAGCTACATATTGAACATATTGGTGCACAGGACAAATATTTGGGCCTCCCTTCTTTAGTTAACAAATCTAAAAAAGCTACATTCGGCTTGATTAAGGAAAAGGTTCAGAAAAAGGTTCAAGGATGGCAGAAGAATATGGTGTCAAACGCAGGAAGAAATGTTTTACTCAAGGCTGTTGGGGAAGCTGTTCCAATTTATACACTCTCCTGCTTCAGACTGCCAGACACACTCATTAATGAAATTCACAGAATTCTTACTCAGTACTGGTGGGGTCAAAAAGGAACAGAACGGAGAATGGTTTGGATTGGCTGGGATACAATGTCCAGACCTAAGAAGGAGGGGGGACTAGGCCTGAAAGATTTGAGGGCTCTGAACCTCGCTTTATTAGGAAAACAGTACTGGAGGATTGCTACTCAGCCTAATTCTATCATAGCAAGAACATTGAAAGGTAAATACTTTAAATACAGCAATGCGATGAGTGCTGAGTTAGGAGGTTTACCTTCTTGGGGTTGGCGCAGCATCTTAGAGGGCCGAACGGTTGTTGAAAAAGGCCTGAACTGGAGGGTTGGCTCTGGTAGTTCTATCCGAGTATTTAGCGACCCTTGGTTACCTCCGCCGTATCCGTTCCGTATCCCTCCGTCACAACCTATTGTCCCGCAGAATCCGGTCTTCTGGGTAAAAGATCTTATGCTGCCTGATAGAAATTGGAACCACAACCTGATTGCCAACAGTTTCCCCCCTGAAATTCAAAGCAGAATCTACTCAATTCAACCTGTAGATGGAGAAGATGTGCTTCAATGGAGTCTCAACAAATCTAAAATGTATGACACGGCCTCAGGTTATAACATTGCTTACCTATTTTTTCACCCTCCATTAGAGCACTGCCCTGACCACATGAAGCAAAAGCATATTTGGCAGCACTTGGGGAAGTTGAAAGTCCCTCCCAGTGTGAAGATGTTCATCTGGAAATGCCTCCATGGTCGAATTCCAGTGCTAGAACTCATCCATCGCAGATTTCCAAGTACAAGTTCACTTTGCCCTTATTGTCACACGCAATCAGAGTCAATCACCCACTGCCTAATTACATGCAACAAAGCCCAAGACATTTGGAGTAGAAGTCAGATTTACCTGCACCTTCCACATCCTACCGGTGACCAGTTCTTTGAATGGTGGCAGGAATTGAAGACAAAGCTTGAGCGGCAACATGATGGAAAGAGGTTGATGGGTCTTGTGGCAAGTATCTGTTGGAACATATGGAAGGCAAGAAACCTTTGGGTCTTTGAGCACACAAACCAAACGCCGGAAGAGACATTTCAAATGTCAGTAAACCTGGCGCAACAATTCATCTCTCTAGACTAA